The following coding sequences lie in one Hoplias malabaricus isolate fHopMal1 chromosome 14, fHopMal1.hap1, whole genome shotgun sequence genomic window:
- the lpxn gene encoding leupaxin translates to MDELDLLLEELAQTSAKAPPVLTPPQTLTLNTSDIKGAKNGSALGQCSGAGSGEGGAKSAYSELSPVKGEVMSPGTASRELDSIMNELLGLGLEVDPAITPPLAERTRRWKPTQKNNTQDKTLYKKQLSKNVDAIDDLLGSLSSDMEKMGVRTAAKGHCSSCGKCIAGKVMLNTESGQNTQPH, encoded by the exons ATCTACTGTTGGAGGAACTGGCTCAGACCTCAGCAAAAGCTCCTCCTGTTTTAACACCTCCTCAGACCCTCACCCTCAACACATCCGACATAAAGGGCGCAAAGAATGGATCTGCACTG GGTCAGTGCTCAGGTGCTGGCTcaggagagggtggagctaagtcTGCCTACAG TGAGTTGTCTCCGGTGAAGGGCGAGGTCATGAGTCCAGGAACAGCCAGTCGAGAACTGGACTCCATCATGAACGAACTGCTGGGACTGGGGTTGGAG GTTGATCCAGCTATCACTCCACCGCTCGCTGAGAGGACAAGAAGGT GGAAaccaacacaaaaaaacaacacccaGGACAAGACGTTGTACAAAAAACAGCTATCCAAGAACGTCGACGCCATTGACGACCTGCTGGGGTCACTCAGCTCGGATATGGAGAAGATGGGCGTCCGTACGGCCGCGAAGGGTCACTGCAGCTCCTGCGGAAAATGCATCGCTGGGAAGGTAATGTTAAACACTGAgtcgggtcagaacacacagccACACTGA